One Setaria viridis chromosome 3, Setaria_viridis_v4.0, whole genome shotgun sequence DNA window includes the following coding sequences:
- the LOC117847306 gene encoding probable calcium-binding protein CML10: MGKVRSFFSRSGKRAGGGGSFRAGTSSSPRSSSAAASAPPSSSSPSPRNAAGAPREQDEMERIFRKFDADGDGQISRSELAALFESVGHAATDDEVSRMMEEADADGDGCISLPEFAALVRSADADAAAVEEDLRHAFMVFDADGNGLITPAELARVLRGIGEAATVAQCRRMIQGVDKNGDGLVSFDEFKLMMAAGGSFGRIAYS, translated from the coding sequence ATGGGCAAGGTCCGCTCCTTCTTCTCCCGCAGCGGcaagcgcgccggcggcggtggcagcttCCGCGCGGGCACGTCCTCCtcgccccgctcctcctccgcggccgccagcgcgccgccctcctcctcctccccgtccccgAGGAACGCGGCGGGGGCCCCGCGGGAGCAGGACGAGATGGAGCGCATCTTCCGCAAGTTCgacgcggacggcgacggccagATCTCGCGCTCCGAGCTGGCGGCGCTCTTCGAGAGCGTGGGCCACGCGGCCACCGACGACGAGGTGTCCCGCATGATGGAGGAGGCGgacgcggacggcgacggctgCATCAGCCTGCCCGAGTTCGCCGCGCTCGTGCgctccgccgacgccgacgccgccgccgtcgaggaggaCCTGCGCCACGCCTTCATGGTCTTCGACGCCGACGGCAACGGCCTCATCACCCCCGCCGAGCTCGCGCGCGTCCTCAGGGGGATCGGGGAGGCCGCCACCGTCGCGCAGTGCCGGCGCATGATCCAGGGCGTCGACAAGAACGGCGACGGGCTCGTGTCCTTCGACGAGTTCAAGCTCATGATGGCCGCCGGAGGAAGCTTCGGCAGGATCGCCTATTCTTAG